Proteins co-encoded in one Bacillus infantis NRRL B-14911 genomic window:
- a CDS encoding YqfQ family protein, with product MQPRPRFPMQGGGMPPQFRGPMQARPNFGPMMGPMQQTRQGGGGLLAKLLGKGGNPASAAGGLNSMRAAAPGAANAAGSGGFLKSIANPSSISGFLSNTQKMLNTAQQFGPMVQQYGPMVKNLPAMWKLYRGLKSSGNEESEKEAASETKKAPSPPEKRKTETAGSHQPSEAPKRAKAPGKGSSSPKLYI from the coding sequence ATGCAGCCTAGACCCCGTTTTCCGATGCAGGGCGGAGGAATGCCGCCGCAATTTAGAGGCCCGATGCAGGCCAGGCCCAATTTCGGCCCCATGATGGGACCTATGCAGCAGACACGCCAGGGAGGCGGAGGACTGCTGGCCAAGCTTCTGGGCAAAGGCGGGAATCCAGCATCTGCAGCCGGTGGTTTGAATAGCATGCGCGCCGCAGCTCCGGGCGCTGCCAATGCAGCCGGTTCAGGCGGATTCCTGAAGTCGATTGCCAACCCGTCCAGCATTTCGGGATTCTTGTCAAATACACAGAAAATGCTCAATACAGCTCAGCAATTCGGACCGATGGTACAGCAGTATGGCCCAATGGTCAAAAATCTTCCGGCCATGTGGAAACTGTACAGAGGATTGAAGAGCTCCGGAAATGAAGAAAGTGAAAAGGAGGCAGCTTCTGAAACAAAAAAAGCCCCCTCCCCGCCTGAGAAAAGAAAAACTGAAACAGCCGGGTCCCACCAGCCTTCAGAAGCTCCCAAACGTGCCAAAGCTCCTGGAAAGGGCAGTTCCTCACCCAAGCTGTATATTTAG
- a CDS encoding 4-hydroxy-3-methylbut-2-enyl diphosphate reductase — MDVLKISPRGYCYGVVDAMVIARNAALDKNLPRPIYILGMIVHNKHVTDAFEEEGIITLDGENRKDIIEKVDKGTVIFTAHGVSPEIREIAKSKGLVTIDATCPDVTRTHDLIREKDAEGYQIIYIGKKGHPEPEGALGVAPHAVSLVQTAEDVGKLTLDSSKIIVTNQTTMSQWDVVTVMDKIKEKYPHAEFHKEICMATQVRQEAVAEQAGEADVLIVVGDPKSNNSNRLAQVSEEIAGTTAYRIADLSELKIEWLKDAKKAAVTAGASTPTPITKEVITFLQQFDPNDPETWKTEKKVPLSKVLPKIKRA, encoded by the coding sequence ATGGATGTTTTAAAAATTTCGCCGCGGGGCTATTGCTATGGGGTTGTCGATGCAATGGTCATAGCAAGGAATGCCGCTTTGGATAAAAACCTGCCGCGGCCGATTTATATACTGGGCATGATTGTCCATAACAAACATGTCACCGATGCATTTGAAGAAGAAGGCATTATAACGCTGGATGGAGAAAACCGTAAAGATATCATTGAAAAAGTCGACAAAGGCACTGTCATTTTCACGGCGCACGGCGTCTCCCCTGAAATCCGCGAAATTGCTAAATCAAAGGGGCTCGTAACGATTGACGCCACCTGTCCGGATGTGACAAGGACCCATGATCTTATCAGGGAAAAAGACGCTGAAGGCTATCAGATCATTTACATCGGCAAAAAAGGCCATCCTGAGCCTGAAGGCGCCCTTGGAGTTGCTCCGCATGCAGTATCTCTTGTACAAACTGCAGAAGATGTCGGCAAGCTCACCCTGGACAGCAGCAAAATCATTGTTACCAACCAGACGACTATGAGCCAATGGGATGTCGTCACTGTCATGGATAAGATAAAAGAGAAATACCCTCATGCAGAGTTCCATAAAGAAATATGCATGGCTACCCAGGTGAGGCAGGAAGCGGTCGCTGAACAGGCAGGAGAAGCCGATGTACTGATTGTAGTCGGTGACCCAAAGAGCAACAACTCCAATCGCCTTGCCCAGGTGTCCGAGGAAATTGCAGGCACCACCGCATACCGGATTGCCGATCTTTCTGAACTGAAGATCGAATGGCTGAAAGATGCCAAAAAGGCGGCTGTCACAGCAGGAGCTTCTACTCCTACACCAATAACAAAAGAAGTCATCACTTTCCTTCAGCAGTTCGATCCTAATGATCCGGAAACGTGGAAAACCGAGAAGAAAGTGCCTCTCAGCAAAGTGCTTCCAAAAATCAAGAGAGCTTAA
- a CDS encoding Nif3-like dinuclear metal center hexameric protein yields the protein MKKVNGHQIISLFEEFSPKNLAMEGDKIGLQIGGLNNKVQNVMIALDVLEEVVDEAIEKNVQLIIAHHPPIFRPLQKINTDTAAGRIIEKLIKHDISVYAAHTNLDVAEGGVNDLLAEALGLENTEVLVPTHETSLKKLAVFVPLEAAEALREALGRAGAGAIGDYSFCAFSSEGTGQFMPGDSANPYIGTRGRLEKVKEVKVETIFPDHLEKKVISAMIKAHPYEEPAYDIYHLDNKGQSLGLGRVGTVPETTLEEFAGKIKEAFGLDRVRVVGDLNSPVRKVAVLGGDGNKYFTQAKFKGADVYVTGDMYYHTAHDAMMMGLNIIDPGHNVEKVMKKGVAHILEKMAREKGYDVNFISSEVHTDPFKFI from the coding sequence GTGAAAAAAGTTAACGGCCATCAAATCATCTCTTTGTTTGAGGAGTTCTCTCCAAAGAACCTGGCAATGGAAGGCGATAAAATCGGACTGCAGATTGGCGGACTGAATAATAAGGTGCAAAATGTCATGATTGCTCTTGACGTGCTGGAGGAGGTCGTTGATGAAGCCATCGAAAAGAATGTGCAGCTCATCATCGCCCATCACCCCCCGATCTTCAGGCCATTGCAGAAAATCAATACGGATACAGCAGCCGGAAGGATTATCGAGAAGCTCATAAAGCATGATATAAGCGTATATGCGGCTCATACGAATCTTGATGTGGCTGAGGGCGGCGTGAATGACCTCCTGGCGGAAGCTCTTGGTTTAGAGAACACAGAAGTGCTTGTGCCCACACATGAAACCAGCCTGAAGAAACTGGCTGTTTTCGTACCGCTTGAAGCAGCTGAGGCTCTGAGAGAGGCGCTGGGCAGGGCAGGTGCCGGGGCAATTGGAGATTACAGCTTCTGTGCCTTCTCTTCGGAAGGAACCGGACAGTTTATGCCCGGGGACTCAGCCAACCCTTACATCGGGACCAGAGGCCGCTTGGAAAAGGTAAAGGAAGTCAAGGTGGAAACAATTTTTCCGGATCATCTGGAAAAGAAAGTGATTTCTGCAATGATTAAAGCCCATCCATATGAAGAGCCTGCCTATGATATTTATCACCTTGATAATAAAGGCCAATCACTTGGGCTTGGACGGGTCGGAACAGTTCCTGAAACAACGCTTGAAGAATTTGCTGGAAAAATTAAAGAGGCATTCGGGCTTGACAGGGTCCGGGTAGTCGGAGATCTGAACTCTCCTGTCAGGAAAGTGGCTGTCCTGGGCGGGGATGGAAATAAATATTTTACCCAGGCCAAGTTCAAAGGCGCGGATGTGTATGTAACAGGGGATATGTATTATCATACTGCGCATGATGCAATGATGATGGGCCTGAACATTATTGATCCAGGCCATAATGTAGAAAAGGTCATGAAGAAGGGTGTGGCTCATATCCTTGAAAAAATGGCCAGGGAAAAGGGATATGATGTGAATTTTATTTCCTCAGAAGTGCATACAGATCCTTTCAAATTTATATAA
- a CDS encoding tRNA (adenine(22)-N(1))-methyltransferase — protein MNTEQLSQRLARVAEYIPDGAAFADIGSDHAYLPCHVVSKGKVPFAVAGEVAEGPFQSARNQVNQEGLGDKIAVRKGNGLEVIEGGEVDCVAIAGMGGALIASILEEGKEKLSSVKRLVLQPNISAISIRKWLIENGWELIEEDILEEDGKIYEILVAEHGEPLRPYKGKDENSAFLFGPFLTAQKTDTFQKKWQHEMKNWQRILQELDKAADSEETRTRRLELGQKISMAEEAVKSEKS, from the coding sequence ATGAATACAGAACAATTATCACAGCGGCTGGCACGTGTCGCTGAATATATTCCGGATGGTGCAGCCTTCGCTGATATAGGCTCAGATCATGCCTATCTTCCATGCCATGTTGTCTCTAAGGGCAAAGTGCCCTTCGCAGTCGCAGGCGAAGTGGCAGAGGGTCCCTTTCAGTCTGCCAGGAATCAAGTCAACCAGGAAGGGCTGGGCGATAAGATAGCTGTCAGGAAAGGGAATGGCCTGGAAGTGATTGAAGGCGGAGAAGTCGATTGTGTAGCCATTGCGGGTATGGGAGGCGCCTTGATTGCCAGTATCCTGGAAGAGGGAAAAGAAAAGCTGTCTTCAGTGAAAAGGCTTGTCCTTCAGCCTAATATAAGCGCCATTTCAATCCGTAAATGGCTTATTGAAAACGGCTGGGAGCTTATAGAAGAGGATATCCTTGAAGAGGATGGAAAGATATACGAAATCCTGGTTGCAGAGCATGGAGAGCCGCTCCGTCCCTACAAGGGGAAGGATGAGAATAGCGCCTTTCTTTTTGGCCCCTTCCTTACAGCGCAAAAAACGGATACCTTCCAGAAAAAATGGCAGCATGAAATGAAAAATTGGCAAAGGATTCTGCAGGAACTGGATAAAGCTGCAGACTCGGAAGAAACACGGACAAGGAGGCTGGAGCTCGGCCAAAAAATCTCTATGGCAGAGGAGGCAGTAAAGAGTGAAAAAAGTTAA
- the cccA gene encoding cytochrome c550 → MNRNPLIPFLLIAVLGIGAMFLVSFKGLGDAKDLAAEQEGGGEEQTEEVAANPEDIYKQTCIGCHGDQYQGGVGPALTGVGDRYSQDEIADIVVNGKGSMPPGLVPQEKAGEMAEWLAGLK, encoded by the coding sequence ATGAACCGAAATCCATTAATTCCGTTTCTTTTGATTGCTGTGCTAGGCATTGGAGCTATGTTCCTCGTTTCCTTCAAAGGGCTGGGCGATGCTAAGGACCTTGCGGCTGAGCAGGAAGGCGGCGGAGAAGAACAGACTGAAGAGGTTGCAGCCAACCCGGAAGACATTTATAAACAAACCTGTATCGGCTGCCACGGCGACCAGTATCAGGGTGGGGTAGGTCCTGCTTTGACAGGCGTTGGCGACCGCTATTCACAGGATGAAATCGCTGACATCGTTGTTAACGGTAAAGGATCCATGCCGCCAGGGCTTGTTCCGCAGGAAAAAGCAGGCGAAATGGCTGAATGGCTGGCAGGCCTGAAATAA
- a CDS encoding acyl-CoA dehydrogenase family protein, which yields MNFELTAEQNMILKMIREFADEEVAPGALERDRTKEFPKEIFNKLSNMGVMGLPFPEEYGGGGADTVSFAIVTEELSRACGSTGITYSAHISLGGAPLYLFGTEEQKQQYLVPICTGESFGAFGLTEPNAGSDAGGTRTSAAEKDGEFIINGSKCYITNASYAKHLAITAVTGGSGADKEISAIIVPTDAEGFKVIDNYEKMGLNASNTTELVMEDVRVPTEHLLGKKGEGFKQFLITLDGGRIGIGAMAVGIAQAAYEKALQYAKERTQFGRSLSQFQAIQFKLADMAMKIELARNMVYKAAWLKDQGKPFTKEASMCKLYASEICMEVADQAVQIHGGYGYMKDYHVERYMRDGKLTEIGEGTSEIQRMVIARQIGC from the coding sequence ATGAATTTTGAATTGACTGCCGAACAAAATATGATTCTGAAAATGATCAGGGAGTTTGCTGATGAAGAAGTTGCTCCCGGTGCACTGGAAAGGGACAGGACGAAAGAATTCCCTAAAGAAATATTTAACAAATTATCTAATATGGGTGTGATGGGGCTGCCATTCCCTGAAGAATACGGCGGCGGAGGGGCTGATACAGTCAGTTTTGCCATTGTGACTGAAGAGCTCAGCAGGGCATGCGGTTCGACGGGGATCACTTATTCAGCCCATATTTCCCTTGGCGGGGCCCCCCTTTATCTTTTTGGGACTGAAGAGCAAAAGCAACAGTATCTGGTTCCGATCTGCACTGGAGAATCATTCGGGGCTTTTGGGCTTACAGAGCCTAACGCGGGATCAGACGCAGGCGGTACAAGGACGAGCGCGGCAGAAAAAGATGGGGAGTTCATCATAAATGGCAGCAAATGTTATATTACAAATGCGAGCTATGCAAAGCATCTGGCCATTACAGCGGTCACGGGGGGAAGCGGGGCGGATAAAGAAATCAGCGCCATCATTGTGCCGACAGATGCAGAAGGGTTCAAGGTGATCGATAATTACGAAAAAATGGGGCTTAATGCTTCTAATACCACAGAGCTTGTGATGGAAGATGTGCGTGTGCCGACTGAGCACTTGCTCGGCAAAAAAGGCGAAGGTTTCAAGCAATTCCTGATTACATTGGATGGAGGCCGGATAGGGATAGGCGCCATGGCTGTCGGAATCGCCCAGGCTGCTTATGAAAAAGCATTGCAGTATGCAAAAGAGAGGACTCAGTTTGGCCGCTCTCTGTCCCAGTTCCAGGCTATCCAGTTCAAGCTCGCTGATATGGCGATGAAAATCGAGCTTGCCCGGAATATGGTCTATAAAGCAGCATGGCTCAAGGACCAGGGAAAGCCATTTACGAAAGAAGCGTCCATGTGCAAGCTGTATGCATCGGAAATCTGCATGGAAGTGGCTGACCAGGCAGTCCAGATCCATGGGGGCTATGGCTATATGAAGGACTATCATGTAGAACGCTATATGAGAGATGGAAAGCTGACGGAAATCGGAGAGGGGACATCAGAGATACAGCGTATGGTGATTGCGCGGCAGATCGGCTGTTAA
- the rpoD gene encoding RNA polymerase sigma factor RpoD — MAEKSARSKEVDSELTMEQVKEQLTEVGKKTGVLAYDDIAERLSNFELDSDQMDEFYEFLGDQGVELVGDNDDADPNVQELAKGEEEFDLNDLSVPPGVKINDPVRMYLKEIGRVDLLSAQEEISLAKRIEEGDEEAKRRLAEANLRLVVSIAKRYVGRGMLFLDLIQEGNMGLIKAVEKFDYRKGYKFSTYATWWIRQAITRAIADQARTIRIPVHMVETINKLIRVQRQLLQDLGREPTPEEIAEDMDLTPDKVREILKIAQEPVSLETPIGEEDDSHLGDFIEDQDATSPSEHAAYELLKEQLEDVLDTLTDREENVLRLRFGLDDGRTRTLEEVGKVFGVTRERIRQIEAKALRKLRHPSRSKRLKDFLE, encoded by the coding sequence ATGGCTGAAAAGTCAGCCCGTTCAAAAGAGGTTGATTCAGAGTTGACCATGGAGCAAGTGAAGGAACAGTTAACGGAAGTAGGAAAGAAAACCGGGGTGCTCGCATATGACGATATCGCGGAAAGGCTTTCCAACTTTGAATTGGATTCCGATCAGATGGATGAGTTTTATGAGTTTCTTGGAGATCAGGGGGTAGAGCTTGTCGGCGACAACGATGATGCGGACCCTAATGTCCAGGAGCTTGCCAAGGGTGAAGAGGAATTTGATTTAAACGATTTAAGCGTTCCTCCAGGAGTTAAAATTAATGATCCCGTCCGCATGTACCTGAAAGAAATCGGGCGTGTGGATCTTCTTTCTGCACAGGAGGAAATTTCCCTGGCCAAGCGGATCGAGGAAGGCGACGAAGAGGCAAAGAGAAGGCTGGCGGAAGCCAACCTGAGGCTCGTAGTCAGCATTGCCAAAAGGTATGTCGGAAGGGGCATGCTGTTCCTTGACCTGATCCAGGAAGGGAATATGGGCCTGATCAAGGCAGTTGAGAAATTCGATTACCGTAAAGGCTACAAATTCAGTACGTATGCAACATGGTGGATCCGCCAGGCCATTACAAGGGCGATTGCCGACCAGGCAAGGACGATCAGGATCCCTGTCCATATGGTGGAAACAATCAATAAGCTTATCAGGGTGCAGCGTCAGCTTCTCCAGGATCTCGGCCGCGAACCGACTCCGGAAGAAATTGCAGAAGACATGGATCTGACACCGGATAAGGTCAGGGAGATTCTTAAGATTGCCCAGGAGCCTGTTTCACTTGAAACACCGATTGGGGAAGAAGATGACTCTCACCTCGGCGACTTCATTGAAGACCAGGATGCGACTTCGCCATCTGAGCATGCTGCATATGAGCTCCTGAAAGAACAGCTTGAAGACGTCCTTGATACGCTTACAGACCGTGAGGAAAATGTCCTGAGGCTGCGTTTCGGGCTTGATGACGGGCGTACGCGCACTCTGGAAGAGGTCGGAAAGGTCTTCGGCGTAACCAGGGAGCGTATCCGCCAAATCGAGGCGAAAGCACTTCGCAAACTGAGGCATCCAAGCCGAAGCAAGCGGCTTAAAGACTTCCTCGAATAA
- the dnaG gene encoding DNA primase produces the protein MAERISEAKLDEIRQATDIADVIGDHVQLKKQGRNYFGLCPFHGENSPSFSVSPEKQIYHCFGCGAGGNVFSFLMEHEGYSFQEAAVKLAERAGIQLDIEAASAKQSSLPENLQQMIEAHELLRKFYHHLLMNTKDGQHALEYLLDRGFTKESIEKFQIGYSLDSWDFVCKFLVKRKFNPEFMERAGLIIKRDRDGSYFDRFRDRIMFPIFDRKGNTIAFSGRSLGAGNEPKYLNSPETAIFNKSKILYNFHLARPAIRKTHQAVLFEGFADVIAADRSSVENGVATMGTALTPEHVAMLRRNTESVTICYDSDNAGIEAAFKAAKMLSEAGCGIKVAMLPDGMDPDDYIKQHGAEKFRNDVIESSITHMAFKFLYYRRGKKLQDEGDRLLYIEEVLKEISLLDKAVERDHYMRQLANEFSLSLEALKQEQKQIYFAEKRKNQGSSAPAQKKHMIVSRRQDSLKPAFHTAERRLIAHMLRNSDTAYKVQELLGGSTFNIDDHQAIITYLFAFYEKGNSPDPSAFLNFVEDAKLKRIIADIEMMSVNDELTEQELNDYIKQVLNYQKMLMIKEKQAEGKEAERQNDFARAASIAMEIIQLRKLL, from the coding sequence ATGGCAGAGCGAATTTCCGAAGCGAAACTGGATGAAATCCGGCAGGCTACAGACATTGCCGATGTAATCGGTGATCATGTTCAGCTCAAGAAACAGGGGCGGAACTATTTTGGCTTATGTCCATTCCATGGAGAAAACTCGCCATCTTTTTCTGTTTCCCCGGAAAAGCAGATTTACCATTGCTTTGGTTGCGGAGCCGGAGGGAATGTGTTTTCGTTCCTGATGGAGCATGAAGGCTATTCTTTTCAGGAAGCTGCTGTCAAACTTGCAGAAAGAGCGGGGATTCAGCTTGATATTGAAGCCGCATCCGCAAAGCAGAGCTCGCTGCCCGAAAATCTCCAGCAGATGATAGAGGCGCATGAGCTTCTCCGGAAATTTTACCATCATTTGTTAATGAACACAAAGGATGGCCAGCACGCACTGGAGTATTTGCTTGACAGAGGCTTTACCAAAGAGTCGATTGAGAAGTTCCAGATCGGTTATTCCCTGGATTCATGGGATTTTGTTTGCAAGTTCCTTGTAAAAAGGAAATTCAATCCTGAATTCATGGAAAGAGCTGGGCTTATCATCAAAAGGGACAGAGATGGCAGTTATTTTGACCGCTTCCGCGATCGGATCATGTTTCCGATCTTTGACCGCAAAGGAAACACGATTGCTTTTTCCGGAAGATCGCTCGGGGCCGGAAATGAGCCCAAATATCTGAACAGTCCGGAGACAGCAATCTTTAATAAAAGTAAAATCTTGTATAATTTCCACCTGGCAAGACCGGCAATCCGCAAGACACACCAGGCGGTCCTTTTTGAAGGGTTCGCGGATGTTATTGCTGCAGACCGTTCTTCTGTTGAGAACGGGGTTGCCACAATGGGGACTGCATTGACGCCTGAACATGTTGCAATGCTCAGGAGAAATACTGAGTCTGTCACCATTTGCTATGATTCGGATAATGCCGGAATAGAGGCGGCCTTTAAAGCCGCTAAAATGCTGTCTGAGGCTGGCTGCGGCATCAAGGTTGCCATGCTGCCTGATGGCATGGACCCGGATGACTACATCAAACAGCACGGAGCTGAAAAGTTTCGCAATGATGTAATCGAGTCCAGCATTACCCACATGGCGTTCAAGTTTCTTTATTATAGAAGGGGCAAAAAGCTCCAGGATGAAGGAGATCGGCTTCTATATATAGAAGAAGTACTTAAGGAAATCAGCCTTCTTGATAAGGCTGTTGAAAGAGATCATTACATGCGCCAGCTGGCTAATGAATTTTCTCTGTCACTGGAAGCGCTGAAGCAGGAGCAAAAGCAGATATACTTTGCCGAGAAACGAAAAAACCAGGGCAGTTCTGCCCCAGCACAAAAGAAGCATATGATCGTTTCACGGCGCCAGGATTCGCTCAAGCCTGCTTTTCATACAGCTGAAAGAAGATTGATTGCCCATATGCTGAGAAACAGCGATACTGCTTATAAAGTCCAGGAGCTTCTCGGAGGCAGCACCTTTAACATTGATGATCATCAGGCTATCATTACTTATTTATTTGCTTTTTACGAAAAGGGGAATAGCCCCGATCCAAGTGCCTTCTTAAATTTCGTTGAAGATGCAAAGCTTAAGCGGATCATTGCGGATATCGAGATGATGTCGGTTAATGATGAGCTGACTGAGCAGGAGCTCAATGACTATATTAAGCAGGTGTTGAATTATCAAAAGATGTTAATGATAAAGGAAAAGCAGGCTGAAGGGAAGGAAGCCGAACGGCAGAATGACTTTGCAAGGGCTGCATCGATTGCAATGGAAATTATTCAACTGCGTAAATTGCTATAG
- a CDS encoding YaiI/YqxD family protein, protein MTSTLGKRSILVDADSCPVKMEIVEIAKGFEIEPVFVASYAHMVNDFGGAVWKFVDSSKEAADLFIMNHVKKGDVAVTQDIGLASTLLPKGVYVLSPRGTLYEEEHIHTALDMRYLSAKARRRGQYGKGPKPFTQEDRSRFVKQLTKILSNLAGK, encoded by the coding sequence ATTACTAGTACATTAGGGAAAAGAAGCATCCTGGTTGACGCTGATTCTTGTCCTGTTAAGATGGAAATTGTCGAAATTGCCAAAGGCTTTGAAATCGAACCGGTTTTCGTCGCTTCCTACGCACATATGGTAAATGACTTTGGCGGGGCTGTCTGGAAGTTTGTTGATTCAAGCAAAGAAGCAGCAGATCTGTTCATCATGAATCATGTGAAAAAGGGGGACGTTGCAGTCACACAGGATATCGGCCTAGCCTCAACGCTGCTGCCTAAAGGGGTTTATGTTCTTTCTCCCAGGGGAACCTTATACGAAGAAGAGCATATCCATACAGCTCTGGATATGAGGTATCTCAGTGCCAAAGCAAGGCGCCGGGGGCAATATGGAAAAGGCCCTAAGCCTTTCACCCAGGAAGACCGGAGCAGGTTTGTGAAGCAATTGACAAAGATTTTGTCGAATCTTGCAGGAAAATAG
- a CDS encoding pyruvate, water dikinase regulatory protein, with the protein MGTVPIIYVVSDSVGETAELVTKAAISQFNGSDLTIKRFPYVEDKFNIDEVLSLAKMDQGMIAFTLVKPEIRSYMAEAAARENIYAIDIIGPLMDRIQSICGETPLYEPGLVRKLDDDYFKKVEAIEFAVQYDDGRDPRGILKADIVLVGVSRTSKTPLSQYLAHKRLKVANVPLVPEVDPPEELFQVSPSKCFGLKISPEKLNNIRRERLISLGLSDNASYANLERIKSEISYFDQIVTRIGCPVVDVTNKAVEETANVIFDLYRRNISAK; encoded by the coding sequence ATGGGTACAGTGCCGATCATCTATGTTGTTTCCGATTCAGTGGGGGAAACAGCAGAATTAGTGACGAAAGCGGCCATCAGCCAGTTCAATGGCAGCGATCTGACAATAAAAAGATTTCCTTATGTTGAAGATAAATTTAATATCGATGAGGTATTATCGCTCGCGAAAATGGACCAGGGAATGATTGCTTTTACATTGGTAAAGCCTGAAATCCGTAGTTATATGGCAGAAGCAGCAGCCAGGGAAAATATTTATGCGATCGACATCATCGGGCCATTGATGGACAGGATCCAGTCGATCTGCGGGGAAACCCCCTTGTATGAGCCGGGCCTTGTCAGGAAGCTGGATGATGACTATTTTAAAAAGGTGGAAGCAATCGAGTTTGCTGTGCAGTATGATGACGGCCGCGATCCACGGGGAATCCTTAAGGCTGATATTGTTCTTGTCGGCGTTTCAAGGACCTCGAAGACGCCTTTATCCCAATATCTCGCACACAAGCGGCTTAAAGTCGCGAATGTCCCGCTCGTTCCGGAAGTTGATCCGCCTGAAGAGCTGTTCCAGGTATCGCCTTCCAAGTGCTTTGGCTTAAAAATAAGCCCTGAAAAGCTGAATAATATCAGGAGGGAAAGGCTCATTTCACTCGGTTTGAGCGATAATGCCAGCTATGCCAATCTTGAACGGATCAAAAGCGAGATCAGCTATTTTGACCAGATTGTAACCAGGATCGGATGTCCTGTGGTCGATGTTACAAATAAGGCAGTGGAAGAAACGGCAAACGTCATTTTTGACCTTTACCGGAGAAATATTTCTGCAAAGTAG
- a CDS encoding helix-turn-helix transcriptional regulator, whose translation MRTIELNKRQELILDIVKENGPITGEHIAERLNLTRATLRPDLAILTMAGYLDARPRVGYFYTGKTGAQLLTESLQKLLVKDYQSIPVVVNENVSVYDAIVTMFLEDVGTLFVVDQSSLLVGVLSRKDLLRASIGNQELTALPVNIIMTRMPNITTCKKDDLLIEIANLLIEKQIDALPVVKETDKGFEVTGRITKTNLTRAFLALAEQR comes from the coding sequence GTGAGGACAATAGAGCTTAATAAAAGACAAGAATTAATATTGGATATCGTGAAAGAAAATGGACCAATCACAGGTGAACATATTGCAGAGAGGCTGAACCTGACAAGGGCAACCTTAAGGCCTGATCTGGCCATATTAACCATGGCGGGCTATCTGGATGCAAGGCCGAGGGTAGGCTATTTTTATACTGGCAAGACAGGTGCCCAGCTTCTGACTGAAAGCCTGCAGAAGCTGCTGGTGAAGGATTATCAGTCCATCCCGGTGGTCGTGAATGAAAATGTATCGGTCTATGATGCGATAGTTACGATGTTCCTGGAGGATGTCGGTACATTATTCGTTGTCGATCAATCTTCTCTGCTGGTCGGCGTCTTGTCCAGGAAGGACCTGCTGAGGGCAAGCATCGGAAATCAAGAGCTCACAGCCCTTCCGGTAAATATCATCATGACGAGGATGCCTAATATTACAACCTGCAAAAAAGACGATCTGCTGATTGAAATAGCCAATCTGCTGATCGAAAAACAGATAGACGCTTTGCCGGTCGTGAAAGAAACCGATAAGGGCTTTGAAGTAACAGGCAGGATCACAAAGACCAATTTGACAAGGGCGTTCCTTGCTCTTGCAGAACAAAGGTGA